TACTGGTACTACTACTTCTGGTTCTttgtcgttgttgttgttgttgttgttgttgttgttgttgttgttgttgttgttgttgctgttgttgttgttgttgctgttgctgttgttgtctACGTTGTCTTGGAGCACCAAAAACATTTGTTCTAGCACCACTGGTGTTAGATGATGAAACTTGAGGGAATAATGAGGAGAGGAATAATAAAGGATCcatattaaattcattattactaACACGAGTTCGTGAAAATGGATTACTATTTGCTGatgtattattgttattattgttgctattattattgttgttgtttgaaGTATTCATATTTTGTAAGAAAGAATATGGTGATGTTGGTCTGTTTGATTCTTCTGCTTCTTCTAAAAACTCTGATGCGCAATCAGGGCAAATAATTTCTTCAGGATCTGATAATCTGACATATTTTTTACATTGGTGACACCAATATTGTGGTTGTcttatatttgtatttgtatttgtatttatatttgtatttgttgctgtatttgttgttgttgttgttgttggtggagGTGTTGTGGTGGcagttgtggttgttgatggtgttgttgtggttgttgatggtgttgtggttgttgatggtgttgtggttgttgttgatggtgttgtggttgttgttgatggtgttgtcGTTACTGCcgtattaattgattcattatttgCTGTATTGTTTTCATTGTCTGCCATttattatatgtatatatatatactaaagtacaaaattatattaaaggaagaaaaaaaaaaaaaaaaaaataaaaatgaaattaaaaaaaaataaaaaataaaaaataaaaagtgaattaaaaaaataaaattaaaaaaaaaaaaaaaaaatggattggCAATGCGAgtgattttttatatttttttttaaatttaattttttttttttttttttcttttttttttttttaatttttttttttttccaaatttggtggtaaaaattttttgttaatattttttCCCTTACGACATAGATATTATAATATgacattataattttcacattttttatttttttttattttttttatttttttttatttttaaagattataatattcaaaaaaataaaaaaaaaaaaaaaaaattaatttttttaattttattaccattaaatttattatcaattacaaaaaaaaaaaaaaaaaattccaaatttatatattggtTTATAATTGTAtaccttttttttacattttatatattattttttttattttttttttatttaaaattattatttttttattttttttattttaaattactaaaatcaataaatatcaaaataataaaatcgtTCATAATCAGTctttatttgattaattgataaaaaataaaacattaccattaataaaaaaataaaaaataatttaaaataaaaaattaaaaatttaacattaaaaattaaaatttatttttaaaaaaaaaaaaaaaattaaataatgataattaaagaaaaaaagagtaaattaaatttaaaatatatttggttaattaaaattaaaccaaaaattaatagagGAGTTATCTCATTCTTTCATTCTATAAATCAatgtttttcaaaaaaagttcaaaaagtaaaagataaaaaaagtaaaaaaagagaaaaagaaattgacgATAATTTTAGAACTGGAAATCCTCAATATTCAGATTTcgttgaaaataataataataataataataataataataataataataataataataataataataataataataataataataataataataataataataataataataataataatataaatgtaaataataataaaaaatcaaaaaaacatcatcgtcatcatcatcatcatcatcacaatcacaatcacaatcacaatcacaataATCATGATAAAGAATccattgataataatgattttacaaataccaataataataacaataataataatattgacaATATAAATGTTCCATATGTTAAAGGTGAAATTgcaatggaaaaaaaaacatttgatAATAGAATTTACTTGgaagaattatcaaattgtgaacaaaaatatgaaaatgaaaaaactgGAAATGGTTATGCTTCAAATGAAACAACATTTGAATATGCAAAAATACTATCACAttctcaaaataaaaataatagaaaaaagtcaatagaattattattaggtaattaaattaaattaattatttaatttttaaatattttataactatattttataaataactaattttttttttttattttttttttatttttttactttttctaTTTGTATAGAATTACTTAATagtgattcaattaatagtgaaaaatatttaattgaattaggGACAACATATTATAAACAagaagattttaataatgctTTAATCTATGCTGATAAAGTATTACAATCATCACCAATGAATAGACAAGCACTATCTTTGAAATATTTATCTGAGCCAGTACCATTAGAAGTAAAAgcataaataaaaataaaaaaaataaataaattaaatgtagaaaattttatataaaaaaaaaaaaacacaaagttattatttctttttatttattcattttttttttttttttttttttttttttttttttttttttttttttgaaatatttacaagtatatatttttattattattgttgttattaattattattattattattttaattattatgttgattatatatataagAGGATAAATATATTGAATGAAAAAGTTCGTGTTTGGAATATGCTATTTAAGTCTACAATTTGCGTGAAATGAATGAAGATGGGTAGTTGTTTAAAGATCATCAATAGGGAATTTTTCATTGTtgtcattatcatcattatcagaaGAGTCAGAGTATGATGAAAGATCACTTTCTGATTCactttcatcattttcagaATTATCTGATGCATATTTATTAACAAATTCTTTTACTTTTATCTTATATTTTTCAGGTTCCTTTAAAAGCATCGATGCAGCTTCACCATTTAATGGGTCAGTTGGATTTGGGTATAAAAGTAATTGTGGTAAAAagatttcaaaaatatttataaggTCTatataaaagaatttttataaaaaaaaaaaaaaaattaaagttagtatattaaaatctaaaattaaaatattattagtataaataaaattaacataCCAAACATTGGACTCCAAGTTTGATTAATAACATCTAAACAAACTGAACCAGaactaaatttttaaaatagaaaaaaaaagaaaaaaaaaaaaaaagttaatataaaatgaaaaatagtttttttttttttaaaataataaatactaCATACGCTAAATCGACATTTGGatgataaattttatttgtgaaACCAATTGAAGGTGATTTATATGGATAGGCTGGAGGTAATTCAACTCTAACCTTCCAACAACCACCAAAATAAGGACTATCACTTGGTCCtttaaattttacaaaaaattgTGCCATAGAATCGCCATCCATGGTAACTTCATAATCACTCATCATTCtagtaaataatttaaaataaaaatagttaataaatgtgaataaatttttaattaattttattttactttattttattttattttattttgttttgctttgctttgtttttttattttttatttttataattttaaatacataCAATTTGGTGAGATCCAAGTCTCTTCTTCTATTTGGTGATGACATTATTAAGTATTGTTTCAAAGACACTTAAAGATagtattgtttttattattttacttttattatttaattggtttttattatttatttattatttaattgatattataagagtatttgaattatatatGCAAATTTGATTGAATGAattatgtttttaaaatatttagagaaaaaaaaaaaaaaaaaaaaaaaattaatgaaagaGCTATTATATATGAAATTTAATGTTATTACTATGTGTAGCTAACgtgtgtgtgtatgtgtGTGAGTGTTGCTGTTGTTAGGGTTGGTTGCTTCTGGGAGCGAGAGTttgaaacaataaaataaaaaaaaataaaaaaaaataaaaaaaaaattaaattaaaatatattttaaaaaaaaaaaaagaaaaaaaaaaaaataaaaaaaaaaaaaaatttaaaataaaaaaaaattaaaataaattaaaataaaaaaaaaaaaaaaaaatcaaaatattatttttttaatatatataatggccattattcatattaaatcttaatataaattgtattaatcctatttttttttttaatgggaTTCTGAAATtgggttattattaattttgaaacaaaataattttatttttaattttaaaacaaaataattttatttaaacaatttttaatatatttttttttttttttacaattataatTGGAAATGATTGGtcatcaaatatttttttttttttttttttttttttttttaaatgattaattcttttttttttttttttttttttttatatgaaaaaaaaaaaaaattaattaaattaatccTTTAGATTAACTAATTGCCATCTACcatcaattttattgaaatggACTGGTTTCCATTCATCAGCATTTTTTCTATGATGAGCTAATTTTCTTTGTTCTTCTTCAACTTTAACTTTTTCTTGGGACATACCTTTGACATCATCTTTTTTGGAAGCATCGAAAACACCTTTCCAAACTACAGATGAATCAGTTGGAAGAGTATTGCCATCATCTGGGAAAACAACTTTAGCTGATTCTGTTGGTCTAGTGAAGAATGGGGTAGTTTCATTGGTTTtcaaatttgtaattttcatATCACCACTCCAAGTTCCTTTAATTTTGTATAGTTTCTCTTTACCTTTATAAACCTTGGATTCAAAACCATTGTAAACTCCACCAAATAATGGTTTTGAAGTGTAGGTACTCTTTATTAGATAATCATTCTTGTCACTCTTTAGTATACCTTTACCAACATACTCTGAGAAGGATCTAAAAATTCTGATTGCCATTGGTGGTGCTACAAATGTAAACTTTTCATCATACTTTTCAAAGGTTATATGACTTTCACCTTCAAATGAAATCTTTACATAGGTACCCATGAATTGTGATCTTACAGGTAAACAGAATGTACAATTAACACCCTCCTTCTTATTGTAAACTGTTGAACTTGAAATTGGTGGATGATGTGAAATTTGTTCAGCaaagaaataattatctGTAACATcattaccatcaccatcttTTACATGAATATTTGCTTGCCATGTTTCTCCTAATATTGGATTTAATGGTTTTCTAGTTgtctaataaattttttaaaaaataaaaaaataataaaaattaagaaaaaaaaaaaaaaaaaaaaaaaaaaaaaaaaaaaaaaaaaaaaaaaaaaaaaaaaaaaagaattaatattattttaactattatttatatatttttataaaattaatttttaaaataattacatCTTCTGTTTCTTTTAAAGTAGTAAATAAGTATCTTTGAACTTGTAACATTCTTTCtaattcattatcaattttatttgccctaaaaatgaaaaaaataaaaaaaaataaaaaaataaaaaattaaatattaatatttttagtaaaatttaatttaattaattttataaaaaggaaatttcctttttttataatttttttttttttttttttttttttttttttttttttttttttaaaataattactttAATAATTCTCCAAAGAATGAAGAAAAATTATCAGAAAAATAACTTAGAGTTGATTTGGCAAGGATAAAAGAACCAGGcattgaaatatttgaaatatcaGTACCGATACtaacttttttaatcattttaccAATTAGAGCAAGTCTTGATGTTCCAGGTTCAGCATCATCCATTGCATCAAGATCTTCTTTTGTTAATTGTGGAGCTGGTTTATTTGCATTTTCAGCTGccaatttttcaatttcagcTTCATCAACTTCTTCTTCAACTGATacatttttatcttttttacccattttttttttaaaataaagtgatttattttaatttcttttatatatatatatatattatttatttaatagtattaaaattattttattttattttattttaataataagaaaaaaaactttttatttatatgtggaattatttttttttttttttatatgaattttttttttttttttttttaaatttgttaattatttttatattgtggATAGATTTATATGAATATATGTTTTTGATgttattcttttaattttattaatgaatatgattatttatatttacaaatttaacaaaaaaaaaaaaaaaaaaaaaaaataaataaataaataaaaaaaaaaaaaaaaaaaaaaaaatgataaaaataaaaaaatataaaaaaaaaaaattaaactgtCAGTGgttatatttatattgataTGGGTATTTTAATGagtattatcatttttttttttattttttatttattttttttttttttttttgccttGTGGTGAGTGGGGGTAGTAATATCAACTTTATTTATCCAGATAgtaggtaaaaaaaaaaaaaaaaaaaaaaaaatcatttttttttattgcaattcaacaaatgtgtttttctgtttttttaaaaaaaattattaacataTTTAGAATTATAAAATGGTTTCtatatagtaataatattatatattaaaaaaatttttttaaattcaatactTACACATTAAGTTattcttaaaaaataaaaaaaatataaaattaaaaacaaaaaaacaaaaaaaaaataattaatatttaaaatatgacAACAACATTCGATTTAAATCGAAATCATAATATAATCAAGTTTCTCTATGAAGTGATTTAGTTTAATTTATACAATGGAAAAAAACaccaataaataaacaatttttttttttccagacTACCCCATTTACCTGTGTAGAACAAACAAAAGAAActaaatagaataaaatttAGGGGTAAccgctaaaaaaaaaaacacaaattgtttgaaaaaaataaaaaaaaaaaaaagtttgttgccaatttttatttttagaaatacactatatttggattatttttatttttatttttattttattttattttttttttttctttttttatttttgtgattattattattttttttttattttttatttttttatttttaatttattttattttatcttgaatcttttaaattttctaaaattactctttttaaagaattaaatttagtttCTAATTCTAAAGAGATTTGATATTTTGATTGAttaacattttcaataaagAGTAATTGATGTTGTAATGTTATAGAATGAGCTAAAGATTTAATGATggataattgttgttgttgtttaatttCATGATGATGAGTAAAGATTAATTCAATGTAAGCGTTAAAGTATTGAGGGAACATTTGAAGAGTATTGGATTTAATTTGATCCAATTTCTCAATGTAAAGAGAGACAGATTTTAGAATGATCGATACAAACTCTTGAACGATCAAAAGATGAGGTTTAAAAGCTTCGAAATGGGATTGAATCGAGCAATAGTCGTGATTAACTCTTGATagattttgatttgaaatttcgATTTTTCTAGAACAATTCTCTATCTGGTTGATTAGACACCACTgatcaaattgttttttcaatAGGATTTGCTCGTCGGTAGTTTCCAAAGTGACAGAATTCAAATGGTTCAATTGTTTCTCTAATTTGGTTTTCTCAGTTTccaatttatcaaattctttCTTTGCTCTAAATAGCTTCTCTTCAGTTTCAGTCATTGATTTCTCTAATAGGTCAAACCACCATTTAAAGTATGACTGAATTTGTTGAGAATATAGCTGAATCAATGGTTGCACCTGTTTCCAATATTTTATTGACTCA
This region of Dictyostelium discoideum AX4 chromosome 3 chromosome, whole genome shotgun sequence genomic DNA includes:
- the osbA gene encoding oxysterol binding family protein, member 1 produces the protein MGKKDKNVSVEEEVDEAEIEKLAAENANKPAPQLTKEDLDAMDDAEPGTSRLALIGKMIKKVSIGTDISNISMPGSFILAKSTLSYFSDNFSSFFGELLKANKIDNELERMLQVQRYLFTTLKETEDTTRKPLNPILGETWQANIHVKDGDGNDVTDNYFFAEQISHHPPISSSTVYNKKEGVNCTFCLPVRSQFMGTYVKISFEGESHITFEKYDEKFTFVAPPMAIRIFRSFSEYVGKGILKSDKNDYLIKSTYTSKPLFGGVYNGFESKVYKGKEKLYKIKGTWSGDMKITNLKTNETTPFFTRPTESAKVVFPDDGNTLPTDSSVVWKGVFDASKKDDVKGMSQEKVKVEEEQRKLAHHRKNADEWKPVHFNKIDGRWQLVNLKD